The following is a genomic window from Balneolaceae bacterium.
CAGAAAGCCTGGTGATGGAATAACCACTATCAGATCAAACAATGAATGAAAAGCCCCGATTTACGGGGCTTTTTTTATTTAAAATCAAAATGGTACGTTTAGGTTCTGAAGCTTAATAATTACACTGAAAAATCACTTGAAAGAAGGACGAATCATACAATCAACCGGAAAGTGGTATAAAATTGCCTCAAACGGTGATACCATAGAAGCAAGATTGCCGGGAAAATTTCGCCTTGATGCGAAAGAGGTCACAAATCCAATTGCAGTAGGCGACTACGTGGAATTTGAAATTGAGAATGATGGAACGGGAAGCATACGTGAAATAAAGGAGAGAAAAAATTATGTGCCCCGACAAGCAACTCACGGGCGCAGGGGTGAACAGATACTTGTCTCAAATATAGACCGGGCCTGGGTTGTGCAAAGCATCAGGCATCCAAAACTAAACACCGGTTTCATTGACCGTTTCCTTGTAACGTGCGAAGCTTACGAGGTGCCGGCCGGAATCATTATCAATAAAAATGACCTCGCCAATGTAAAAGACTCTCGTATGATTGAAGATAAAACGCAATTATATGAAAAACTTGGCTATAAAACGGCGGTAACATCCATTCATGATGAATCATCTCTCCAGGATCTTTCAGAACAGATAAAAGACCAAACCTCTGTTTTCATTGGACCTTCCGGGGTTGGCAAAACAAGTTTGCTGAATGCCATCGATCCTGAAATTAATCTGAAAGTAAACGAAATATCCTCTTACTCTAACAAGGGTAAACATACCACTACTTTCGCTAAACTCGTTGCACTGGAATCCGGAGGATTTATTGTTGACACACCCGGTATTCGGGAATTTGGAATTGTTAACATCGATAAGAGTGAGCTGTCTCTTTATTTTCCGGAGATGGCAGAACCAAGAGAACATTGCAAATACTATAATTGCACTCACTATCATGAACCGAAATGCGGAGTCGTTGAAGCATTTGAACAGGGTGAAATCGATCCCGACAGATACAATTCTTATCTAAACATTTTGGAAACACTTCCTGATTACTAAGCTATACCATATTGTTGCCGAGATCTCCAAAACAATTTTTCTGAACTTATGAAGTGGAATTTATCATCCTTTACTTATCTGAAACCGATAAATTTTCACCGCTACTGTTTTTTTCTTTTGCTGTTCTTTGTAGTTACTACACCAACATACTCTCAAGTTAGCAATGCCGGTGAAATATTTCGGTCCGGCACCGATGGCACAATTTTCTTTAGGGCTTCCCGGAGCTGCACAGGTAACACTCCGGTATTCTCCTGAAGTGGTTATCGACAATGACTATACACTACGGGTATTTGGAATTGGCGGTCTGGTTGGATTAAATCAACTTTTTTTTGATGACCAACTTCCTATTGATATATCGCTCCAGGCCGGTATCATGGACTTAAGCGGATATGCCAATTTAAACGTTTTGCCACCCGATGATGAGCAGATGGAAAACCAGTTTCCGGATTCACACTGGGATGGTCAGGCCATTAACCTTGATACGAATACATTTACTGCAAATGTAATAATTGGAAAAAAATTATCTTTTCTATCCCTGTTTGGCGGTGTTGGATATCAATATGCATCCACAAATATTACCTCAGAGGGTCGCTACCCATTTGTTGTCCCTGTTGAAGATGAAAGAAGTGCCAGTAGTACAACTCATGAGGTTCAAAGCATTAACGTGCCAGTTAATATCACTTTAGATGGGGCTAACAAGATGCATGGCGTTGCAGGCCTGCAATTAAATTTGGAAATATTATCTATATCGGCAAGTTATACAGTTGCCGAATATTCTACAGTAAAAGCAGGCATTGGAATCATGATCAGATCCTGATAGCCTTAGCCGATTTAATTGACCGGCTTTTTTTGATCCTGTTGCAGCATATAGAGTTGCCACAAATCAGCATTGTTCAATTTCAGCAACGGCTGGATAGCAAGCTTACCCGTTTTACCAATATTCTCTTCAAGATATTTCAGCTCTTCAAACTGTGCTTTTATTTCGGGATCTGGCGGGAGATCAAAATCGTTTTCTTTCATAATTAAAATTCCCTTTGCCTTAACAGACAACTCCAGGTAAACCCGCAGGTAACAAATAATATCCCCCACAATTTCAGCTGAAAATTTATTTTCTATCGACTTTAAATAAGTGCCAATTCGAGACTCAGAAATATTTCCTGCCATCAGCAATCGAAGCATCTCCATATCACTATCCAAACCCGTGCCAAGCCACACACGTGTGTTTTTTTCGCTCTTCTTGAAAATGAAATAAAGCAAAGGCGGAAGGATAATCAGAATTAAAAGGGTAACGGTTACCGGAGGCAAAAGGAATTGGTTAAACAGGCCATGAATAAACACAGCTGCCAAAAACCCGGGCAGATAAGTGAATAGATCCGGCCACTCTTTTCGGTCTGAAATATCTTTGATGAGTATCGCGGCAATTGCTGTAGTTCCGCCATGCATCACCGCTGTACCAAATCCGCGAACAAACCAGGTTAAGAGCCCCGCATTCGATAGGGCATTCAAATAGTAGATGTTTTCGATAATGGCAAAACCTGTGCCTACAGCAAATCCAAATATTGTTGCATCCACCGCAAACCCAACTTTTTTGGATTGAATCAAATAAACAACAAACAGAATTTTAAAGAACTCTTCAGATATCGGTGCAACAAATCTGGAATAGATGGATGATTCCATGCCAAGCCAAACAATAAGGTTATAGTTTGCAAATATGGTGATAAGTGCAGAAAATGCCCCCACAACAATTGCAACCACAGTTTGACGAAACGACACAAGTTTAAAACTGTCAATCACCCGCATAAAAATGAGAAACATCAGGATAGGCAGAAAGGCGATTGCTATTTCAAGTACTTCGTAGATATGTTTTGATCTATTACAGGTTAAATATTATCTCATCAACCGTAGTGATATCATCCATTCATCCCCGCGAGATCCGGTATCATAATTCCAGGCTGATCCATAACCCACCGAGAGTGTTGACTCAAGAATAGAAAACATCACCATACGAATATCTAATTGTGCTCCAACATTATAATATCTGCCTCTGAATAATTCATCATCAATATTGGTGACCAAACCGGTAGAGAAAAAGTTAAGCTGCGCCCAGTTTGCGTATAAGTTTAAAAACCCCGCCCTCTTAAATCGTATGGGAGGCGTTGCCCATTCAGCCATCAACTTGGCAAAATTTGTAGCTGGAATAGCATTCAGTTCTGCACCCGGAAATGAGTAAAAGCGACGGTACTGTCTGCTGTTTTGATTGTCGACCCAATTGTTTCCAAATCCGCCAAAATAGAAATTACCAAGAGGTTCCTCCCTTGGAGAAAACGAGATACCTGCTGAAGATCTCAGCCAAAGCGATGAGTGATTAATTGGCAGTTCAAACCCTGCATCAAAATTTTGATTGATACGGGGAAATAGTTTTCCATCTCCATAATTGTTTGAACTGGTCAGCTCCCACTCAAATCCCTTCTCATAATCCACAGCACCCAACGAATTTTGCAGTGCCTGGTACGATACTGAACTATTCAGTGCCACAAATTCGCTGAAAGATGTAGTAATATTTTGGAAATCGGGTAAGCGCTCCATTCCTCCATAATAGGCCGAGGCGATGTCGAAATGCACTGTTTTTTCCACATCTTTATAAAGTTCGGTATTGTATCCCATCCCCACTGAGTAACCTTTTCGGCTGCGTTTTGTGGGACCAAAAAGATCATAAAAATCTGCACCGTTATAATTTCCAAAAAAACGCCAGGATGGGGTTTCGTACAGAAATGAAGCATGAAAATGTTCATCTTCCGCCAATCCCGAATGAGGGGAATATGAACCCGTTATTGCTAAATCGTGCAGTCGCAGATTATCTGTAAAGTTAAACCGGAGTCCGCCGGCCACATAATCTTTAAACCCCTGAACAATGGGATACGCAGAAACCAATGACAGATTCCCAATTGAAGAATAGTCAGATCGACCGGTAATTAAAGCTTCTGTATCCATGCGGTCTGAATCCGGAGGAGGAAGCATCCAATCAATGACTTCAGGGTGATTTTCGACAATTTCCTGTCCTAAAAAATGTATAGAACTAACGTTGCTTACCGGCTCATTCTTGATCTTAACGGGTAAAAAACCGGTTCCTGTATATTCAAATGCGATCAGCGTATCCTCTGAAACCGGAATTGGTTTGAAGTAGCCGGTCTCTACATTTGTAAGCCATCGAATCTCTTCACTCTCTATATTGTACCGAACAATATTAGAGACCCCGCTGTAGTAGGTTGACCCAAAAAGGTATTTACCATCACCTGAGAATTGAAAATTGGACGGGGAACTGACCTGAAAATCAAAGAGTTCTCTCGGCTCAAACGTACCGGCTCTCAATGAATCTGTATGGAGCATTACAAGCCGCTGATCTCCGCTTACATTTCCAAGTGCTGCACTCATCCACTTTCCATCCGGTGAGAGATCGATATCAAAAATATCTTCGCCATAAGGCATGGAATAAATTCTATTCCATTGATCATAAGGAGGAGGAATTCGCACGATCGATGCAATTCCATTCAGATGGCGTACGCCCCACAATGATTTATCATTTTCGTTGAGTACAAGGTCTCCTGTACGAACATCTTCCATCAACATTTCAGAGTTGCCGGTATGTACATTTACGGAGTAAAGATCGCGCCACTCGTTATTGTCGTTAGTGTAAAACAGAGTTGCGGAATCCGGATCGTATGCAAGCGAGCTTACAAAATAGAGCGCCGAACCACGGATATCAGTTATCCGGTTCATCTCCCCTGTATTGGGATTTAATGAGGTAAGATGTGAAACTCTGCCCGGCAGATCTACAGCCATGTAGATACGGTCGTTCACCTCATCGTAAATACCGCTGGAAACTCCGCCAAGTGGCCGCGGTGTAAGAACTTCTCGTTCTGTTATGGGATTTTGTCGAATTCTTTCCAGGTTTTGTTGTTGCCATCTGTTTTCCCACTCAACCCAATTCGACCATTCATTATCAAGAGAAGTGCCATATATATTTTTGAACTGACGGGCGTAAAACGCTTTGCTGTCATTGGACCGGCTTACCCAATCGAGCAGAGACTGCGGACCATACTGAAGCGACAGATAGCTCATAAAACGAGTTCCATACATATACGAGTTTGCACCAACCTGGAAATCGGCGGTTGTGCCTTCCGATTCAAGTCCAACAGCATCATAAATGTAAGATGAATCCCGTACCATCGTCCGAAACATCATTTCGTCGTAGGCTCCCATTACCCGGCCAATTCCGCCAGACATCCAGGTTGTCATGTATTCTGCAATTCCCTCGTGATACCATCTCGGCGCAAAAATTCTTGGAGCTGTTAAATACGTATAAAACATCGACACAGGATTATCGCGGCTTGGATAAACTTTTCCGGCAAACAATGTTCGAAAAAATTGATCCGAATTATTGGGTTTATCCTGGGCTATAATGTGAACCAGCTCATGATTCATCAAAACATTGATACGTTCATTTGCGGGATTTGTCTCATAAGCATAACTGTAGGGCGCAATTCCCATTAGAATAATATTATTAGGAACGGCGGATGCTCCCCCATTTGCAAAATCACCATAATCGGACATGATGACACTTACCGGTTCAGAAAGATTGTAATTGAATTTTTCTTTGTGAAATCGAAGAGAGTTAGTATAGCTGCGAACAGTGTGATTGAGCAGGTATTGATGCCCAAAATTGTAGTAGATGAGATTGAGATCTTCTGTTTCAACGGTCTTAAACTGCCCTGTTGCCCTGGCTTGTAATACAAGTACAATAAAACATCCACTAATAAATATAATTAACAACTGTTTTAGTATATGCCCCATTGTGTACAGGTTTAATCGTGCCTGTTGAATTTTTTCGCCAAGTAAATTTAGCCCTAAAAACTTTTGGTTATTTTTACACAAATACAAATAAAAAAAGAAAAATGCCTCATTTCACTGAGACATTTTTGTCTTTTTGCTCAACTATATTTTTGAATTTTCTTTTAGGCGGCCGACTCCTCAACAAGCCGGCCGATAAAAAAGCAGATCTTTTTAATTAAGATCGGGGCTTGCCAGCAGTTGATGAAAGTCTGGGCTGGCCAGTAATTGATTGAAATCTGGACTTGCAAGTAACTGATTGAAGGCAGGACTCGCCAACAGTTGATTAAAATCTGGACTTGCAAGTAATTGGTTAAAGTCTTGATTTGCCATTAACTGAGCAAAATCGGGACTTGCCATAAGTTGACTAAAATCCGGGCTGGCCACTAATTGATTGAAGGCCGGGCTGGCTACCAACTGGTTAAAATCCGGACTCGCCATCAGCTGGGCAAAATCGGAACTTGCCATTAATTGACTGAAATCCGGGCTGGCCACCAACTGTTGGAAGGCCGGACTTGCTACCAACTGGTTAAAATCCGGGCTCGCCATCAGCTGAGCAAAATCGGAGCTTGCCATCAGTTGATTAAATGATGAACTGGCAAGCAGTTGATTAAATTCAGCACTGGCAATCAACTGGTTAAACGCCGAACTTTCCATCAACTGATTAAAATCAGAACTGGCCATCAATTGATTAAACTCCGCACTTGCTGTTAACTGATTAAAATCAGAACTGGCAATTAATTGTTGAAAATCCGAATTGGCAACCAACTGGTTAAAATCAGAGCTGGCCATTAATTGTGTAAAGTCTGCACTGGCAACCAATTGTTGAAAATTGGAGTTTGCCATTAACTGATTGAAATCTGCAGTTGCAAAAAGTTGATTAAAGTCAGAACTGGCCATTAACTGAGTGAAGTCAGAATTTGCAATCAACTGGTTAAATTCAGCAGTTGCAAAAAGTTGATTAAAATCAGGGCTGGCAAGTAATTGATTGAAGGCAGAGTTAGCCATCAATTGATAAAATTCAGGACTTGCAAAAAGCTGATTAAAATCAGGGCTTGCCATCAATTGTGAGAAGGTTTCGTTTTTGGCAATCGCCTGTAATTCGCCCGTTTCTACTAAGCGCTGAAAATCATCACTTTGTAATATTTGCTGTGTTTCCTCGCTGTCAAGATCTACATCGGCTTCTGTAATTTGTGTCCCCCTGTAGCGTTCTGCCTGTTCAACTCCATCTGTTCCGATTGTACCGGAAACATCACTTTGTTGTGGTTGTTGGAAATCTGTAGTAACAAAAACTACAATTACAACTGCGGCTGCGGCTGCAAGAATTGCGGCTGTCTTACCCGAAAATAATTTTGAATCAGGCATATGTTCCTCCTTTTTGATTTTGTGGATTTTATTCTGTTGTACGTCCTTAGTTTCAGATTTTTTAGCTATTTCCTCTTTAATATGCATTGAAAGTCCGTCAGGAAGCTCAATTTCTTTCTTTAACTCATCCATTTTCTTTGCCATCTCCTGTAGATCATTGTATAGTGAACGAGCTTCTTCGTTTTCTTCAAGGATTGATTGAACTCTTCGGCTATCCCCGGGTGAATTTTCACCGTCGATTTCAGCCTGGATTAATTTTACAATCTGATTGTCCATCGCTTTCAGTCTTTAAATTGAATTCTCTTCGTTGCCCAAGAGACGACCATTCTGTCTTTTACTTTAAGTACACACCAATCCTGAAAAAGTTGGTGAGTTTTTTAAATTATTTTGAAAAGTGTATTTGAAGCGATTCAACGATTTTAACAGAGTCGTTCTCGCAGTTTCATTCGGGCTCCATACAAACGTGATTTTACTTTTTTCTCTTCAATATCCAACACTTCAGCAATCTCTTTATAACTGAGTTCCTCAAAGTGCCTCAAATATATTACAGAGCTGAATTTTTGATCTAACGATTCTATCGCTTCGTAAAGTTGACGGTTTTCCTCTTTTCTGATGACTATGCCAACCGGAGTTTCTCCATCTGTTTCATTGGGAGAAATTCTCTCTGTTTCTGTTACCCCTCTCATTTTATTCAAAGCCTCGTTCATTATAATCCGATAGAGCCAACTATAAAATTTATAGTCTGAATTATAAGACTTCAACTTCTCCCAGGATTTTATGAACCCGTTTTGTGTTACATCTTTAGCAGCTTCAGGATCTTTTACAACAGATAGAGCGGTCCTGTACATGGTCAGTTGATATCGATCAACCAACTCATCAAATGCCCCGTTATTTCCTTCCAGACACTGTGTTACAAGTTCTTTATCACTCGCCCCAACCATGAAGAGCTATTTCTTTAAATTAAAATTGACCCCTAAACATTATTTTTAAACCACTCAAAGGAAAATTGAATAATCTTTTTAATTATTCAATGGTAAAAATCTGATCAAGTCGTGTAAATTTAAATACATCCCTTACGTGGTCATTCATATTCTTCAATCTAACTGTATGTCCGTTTTTTTCCAGTCGTTTATATGTATTCACGAGAATACTTAATCCCATACTTGAAATATAATCCAGATCCGACATATCAATCGTAACCGTTTCTTCACTTTTTGAAAGATGATTAGCTGCTTTTTCAGCCTGACTTGCATCCAAACGGCCTTTAAATTTTAGCTCATTGGCACTTTTCTTTTCGATAGTCAACATTCTAAATCCTCAAACATTTTTAATTATCGTAATTTTTGAGATCCCATTTTGGTGTTCAAATTTCACTTCATCCATCAATTGTTTTACAAGAAAAATACCCAAACCACCCGATCTCTTCTTTTTAATATAATCATCAAAATCGATCTTGGTTGTTTTAGTCAAATCAAAGGGGTGCTCTTCATGATCCGTCAGACATGTTAATATCTGACCGTTAACACTTTCAATAGATATTTCTATGGCCTGACTTGAACCGGAATTGTGCCGAACCATATTTGTAAAAATCTCTTCAACCGAAAGCTCAATATCATGTAAAAGCCTCTCACCCAGATGAAATTTTTCCCCGTTTCCTTCCAGGAAATTGAAAATATTTTCCAGTTCCTTAATACTTCTGCTAAATTTTTTTTTGTTTTCCATTAATTGAGCAAATAATTGTTTAAAGAACCATCTATCTCAATTTAATTGCCAATATAATAGAAAAATTATACCATTTTACTCTTTTAATTTATTATGTTTGTTTTTCCAGGTTCTACTTCAATTATTATTTGAAAATCTATTATTAGCTTTTAATAATATTAATTGTAGTTTTTATTCATAATCCAATGAAATCCAAATAAGGAAACCATGAATTACAGTATAAACGAAAAGTACAACTGCGTAGTTATCAATTTAAAAGGCAGAGTTATGGGCGGGCCAGATGCCGAAACATTTTCAAATGAAATTCACAAACTTATTGACGAGGGTAAGAAGCAGATTATAATCAATTTGGAGGATGTTAAATTTATGAACTCTTCCGGTTTAGGAATTCTAATTGGAGGACTCAATACTGTGCGAAAAAATGATGGAGATATAAAACTGTGCAATGCAGATAAACGAATTTCAAGTTTATTGATGGTCTCCCAGTTGAACACAGTATTCGACCACTATACCAGCCTGGATGAGGCACTTGAAGCCTACAACGACTAATGCAATCATCTAAATTGATTGTTAAGATTTCTACAAGACTCATCGGGGGAAAATTTTAATAAACTACCGGCGGGTCTTGTTTGATTCCCTTTCTCCTCATGGCTGAATCTTATTTTGCTGATCAAACTTTTAAAGGTGTAAAGTCCATACAAATAGGAGATTTTGAAAATTGTCACTTCATAAACTGTATCCTGCCAAATTCAGATTTATCCGATATCAGTTTTGTTGAATGTGAATTTGAGAATTGCGATTTCAGCTCATCTAAGCTCTACGACACCTCTTTCAAATCAGTATTCTTTATTGAATCCAAACTGGTAGGTTTGCGATTTGAAGAGTGCAATGAATTTCTATTTTCAATTGATTTCCGGAGCTGCTACCTAAACCTCTCCTCTTTTTACCAGATGAATCCTCAAGGAATTTCATTCCGGGAATGTAATCTAAAAGAAGTGGATTTTACAGAAGCAGAACTGGCTGAGACCCTATTTGAAAAATGTAATCTCAACTCAGCCATCTTCAAAAATACCAATCTTGAAAAAGCTAACTTTAGATCTGCTTACAATTTTCTGATCGATCCTGAAATCAATAACATTCAAAAAACAAAGTTTTCCTTGATGGGATTACCCGGATTATTAGACAAGTATGATCTTGAGATAGAATAAACCTTGATGCTCTTCACTTTCATCTACACCATAAGTTTGATGATTTCGGAATTTGATATTTGAAATTTTCCCTAATGTGCCTCCAGCCAATTCTCGCCAATTCCGGCTTCTACCTTCAGCGGTACATCAAGTTCAAAAGCTGATTCCATCATCTCTTCAATTTGATCCGGAACTTCATCCATTTCACTCTCGTGGATCTCAAAAATCAGCTCATCATGAACCTGCAAAAGCATTCTGCTTTTCTTTTCATTCTCTTTTAACCAGTGATGAATATTGATCATCGCCAGTTTGATGATATCCGCAGCTGTGCCCTGTATCGGCATATTAATCGCCGTACGTTCGGCAAATCCGCGCACATTCCAATTTCCAGATTTGATATCGGGAATATAACGCCGGCGGCCCATTAATGTTTTTACATAGCCATGCTCGCGGGCAAACGCCTTTGTGTCGTTGATATAGTTCAGAATATTCGGGAAGCGCTCAAAATACTGATCAATCATCTCTTTCCCTTCGCTGTTTTCAATACCTAACCGTGATGCCAGCCCATATGCACTCACTCCATAGGGAATCCCAAAATTCACCTCTTTGGCTTTGCGCCGGTGATCGGGAGTCACATCATCAATCGAGTCGAGGTTAAAAATCTCTTTTGCCGTTCTGGAGTGGATATCTTCATCATTCATAAATGCTTCAATCATCGCATCATCTTTAGAAATATCAGCAATTACCCGAAGTTCCACCTGGGAATAATCAGCAGACATGAGTTTAAACCCATCTTCAGCTATAAACGCCTTCCGAATTTCACGTCCGCGTTTCGTACGAATCGGGATATTTTGAAGATTCGGATTCGATGATGCCAGCCGCCCAGTAGCAGTTACCGTTTGGTTAAATTCAGTATGGATGCGCTCTGTTTCCGGATTGATAAGCGCCGGGAGGGCATCCACATACGTTGATTTCAACTTTTTTAACTGACGATAATCCAGTATAAGACTGGGTATCTCATATTTAACTGCAAGCTTGGTTAATACCGATTCTGCCGTGGAATACTGTCCGGTTTTTGTCTTCTTCCCTGCCGGCAGCTCAAGCTTTTCAAAAAGTATTGTACCGAGCTGTTGCGGAGAGTTGATATTGAACTCTTCACCTGCTTTTTCATAAATTTCTGTTTCAAGTTTTTTCAAATCCTCAGCCAACTCTTCCGAGAATTGTGTAAGCATTTCTTTGTCCAGCCTCACCCCCTCGTACTCCATATCTGCCAGGATTTCCATCAACGGAAAATCCACTTGATAGGCAATCTCTTCCAACTCATCTTTTTTAAGCTGCTCGTTCAGTATTTCGTACAATCGAAGCGTGATGTCCGCATCTTCGCATGCATACAAATAAATATCGTCCACATTCAGGTCTGCCATCGACTTTTGCTTCTTCCCTTTACCAATCAACTCTTCGATGGATACAGGTTTGTAATTTAGCAAGCCTTTTGAAAGTTCATCCATTTTTAACTTTTGGGTGGCATCCACAAGATACGCAGCTACCATCGTATCAAATGCTTTCCCACTGATCTCAATCCCCGCCTTCGATAACATCATGTAATCGAACTTGTAATTATGCGCTATTTTTGTTGAATCGGAATTTTCAAATATTGGCCTGAGCAGTTCAAGAACTTCTTCCTGATTCAATCCTTCCTCAACATTTACGGGTATGTAATATCCCGATCCCGCTGTTGCCGAAAAGGAGATCCCCACAAGTTCTGCCGATACCGGATCGGGACTGTCTGTTTCTGTATCAAAACAGATCTCTTTTTTACTTTTTAAAATATCAACGACTTTTTTAACCCGATCTATGGTGTTGACCAATTCATAACTAACCTTTTCCTCATCCAACTCCTGCTTTGGCGCTTCCTCTTTAAATGATCCAAAAAGATCCACCTGGTCACCATTTTTTTCAGCGACAGGTCCCTCCTCACCAAGATATTTTTGAGTGAGTGTTCTAAACTCCATTCGCTTGAAGAAAAGGCCCAATTCTTTTTTATCGGCACCTTCCCACTCCAGGTCTTCCCAGTCTTGTACATCAGGTACATCTGTTTTTATTGTAACCATCTCTTTTGCCTGGAGGGCCTGATCAGCAAAATCAGTTAACCCTTCGCGGGCTCTTTTTCCTGAGATGTTTGGAGCATCTTCTATCGCCGCTTCCAGTGTTCCATATTTTTTGATCAGTTTGGGAGCCCCTTTTTTCCCAATTCCGGGCACGCCGGGAATATTATCGGATGTGTCTCCAATCATCGCTAATACATCAATCACTTTCTCAGGATATACACCAAAATAATCCTTCACCCCCTCCCTGTCTATGATATTAAAACCCCCATTTTTATTATCGGGTTTCATCATTTTTATATGATCGTGAACCAATTGCATAAAATCTTTATCCGGAGTGACCAACATTACATCTACATCGTCTGCATTGGCACCATTTGCTATTGTCCCGATAATATCATCCGCCTCAAATCCATCTTGCTCGATATTTGGTATTCCCCACGCCTTGAGCATCTCTTTCATCAGTGGTATTCCAACTTTAAGTTCTTCCGGTTGTGGCGGGCGATTAGCTTTATACTCTTCATCAATTTCGTGCCTGAAGGTAGGTTCATGAGTATCCCAGGCCACTGCTATGTGCGTTGGTTTATCCTCCTCCAACATTTTTTCAACTGTATTGGCAAAGCCCAAAATTGGCCCGGTTGGAATTCCCTCTGAATTTTTTAATCGACTGT
Proteins encoded in this region:
- the polA gene encoding DNA polymerase I, which gives rise to MSKKKLFLLDGMALAYRAHFAFINSRLKNSEGIPTGPILGFANTVEKMLEEDKPTHIAVAWDTHEPTFRHEIDEEYKANRPPQPEELKVGIPLMKEMLKAWGIPNIEQDGFEADDIIGTIANGANADDVDVMLVTPDKDFMQLVHDHIKMMKPDNKNGGFNIIDREGVKDYFGVYPEKVIDVLAMIGDTSDNIPGVPGIGKKGAPKLIKKYGTLEAAIEDAPNISGKRAREGLTDFADQALQAKEMVTIKTDVPDVQDWEDLEWEGADKKELGLFFKRMEFRTLTQKYLGEEGPVAEKNGDQVDLFGSFKEEAPKQELDEEKVSYELVNTIDRVKKVVDILKSKKEICFDTETDSPDPVSAELVGISFSATAGSGYYIPVNVEEGLNQEEVLELLRPIFENSDSTKIAHNYKFDYMMLSKAGIEISGKAFDTMVAAYLVDATQKLKMDELSKGLLNYKPVSIEELIGKGKKQKSMADLNVDDIYLYACEDADITLRLYEILNEQLKKDELEEIAYQVDFPLMEILADMEYEGVRLDKEMLTQFSEELAEDLKKLETEIYEKAGEEFNINSPQQLGTILFEKLELPAGKKTKTGQYSTAESVLTKLAVKYEIPSLILDYRQLKKLKSTYVDALPALINPETERIHTEFNQTVTATGRLASSNPNLQNIPIRTKRGREIRKAFIAEDGFKLMSADYSQVELRVIADISKDDAMIEAFMNDEDIHSRTAKEIFNLDSIDDVTPDHRRKAKEVNFGIPYGVSAYGLASRLGIENSEGKEMIDQYFERFPNILNYINDTKAFAREHGYVKTLMGRRRYIPDIKSGNWNVRGFAERTAINMPIQGTAADIIKLAMINIHHWLKENEKKSRMLLQVHDELIFEIHESEMDEVPDQIEEMMESAFELDVPLKVEAGIGENWLEAH
- the rsgA gene encoding ribosome small subunit-dependent GTPase A; the protein is MKEGRIIQSTGKWYKIASNGDTIEARLPGKFRLDAKEVTNPIAVGDYVEFEIENDGTGSIREIKERKNYVPRQATHGRRGEQILVSNIDRAWVVQSIRHPKLNTGFIDRFLVTCEAYEVPAGIIINKNDLANVKDSRMIEDKTQLYEKLGYKTAVTSIHDESSLQDLSEQIKDQTSVFIGPSGVGKTSLLNAIDPEINLKVNEISSYSNKGKHTTTFAKLVALESGGFIVDTPGIREFGIVNIDKSELSLYFPEMAEPREHCKYYNCTHYHEPKCGVVEAFEQGEIDPDRYNSYLNILETLPDY
- a CDS encoding sigma-70 family RNA polymerase sigma factor; the encoded protein is MVGASDKELVTQCLEGNNGAFDELVDRYQLTMYRTALSVVKDPEAAKDVTQNGFIKSWEKLKSYNSDYKFYSWLYRIIMNEALNKMRGVTETERISPNETDGETPVGIVIRKEENRQLYEAIESLDQKFSSVIYLRHFEELSYKEIAEVLDIEEKKVKSRLYGARMKLRERLC
- a CDS encoding DUF6588 family protein, with protein sequence MAQFSLGLPGAAQVTLRYSPEVVIDNDYTLRVFGIGGLVGLNQLFFDDQLPIDISLQAGIMDLSGYANLNVLPPDDEQMENQFPDSHWDGQAINLDTNTFTANVIIGKKLSFLSLFGGVGYQYASTNITSEGRYPFVVPVEDERSASSTTHEVQSINVPVNITLDGANKMHGVAGLQLNLEILSISASYTVAEYSTVKAGIGIMIRS
- a CDS encoding ATP-binding protein; this encodes MENKKKFSRSIKELENIFNFLEGNGEKFHLGERLLHDIELSVEEIFTNMVRHNSGSSQAIEISIESVNGQILTCLTDHEEHPFDLTKTTKIDFDDYIKKKRSGGLGIFLVKQLMDEVKFEHQNGISKITIIKNV
- a CDS encoding pentapeptide repeat-containing protein yields the protein MAESYFADQTFKGVKSIQIGDFENCHFINCILPNSDLSDISFVECEFENCDFSSSKLYDTSFKSVFFIESKLVGLRFEECNEFLFSIDFRSCYLNLSSFYQMNPQGISFRECNLKEVDFTEAELAETLFEKCNLNSAIFKNTNLEKANFRSAYNFLIDPEINNIQKTKFSLMGLPGLLDKYDLEIE
- a CDS encoding STAS domain-containing protein, yielding MLTIEKKSANELKFKGRLDASQAEKAANHLSKSEETVTIDMSDLDYISSMGLSILVNTYKRLEKNGHTVRLKNMNDHVRDVFKFTRLDQIFTIE
- a CDS encoding PrsW family glutamic-type intramembrane protease, encoding MFLIFMRVIDSFKLVSFRQTVVAIVVGAFSALITIFANYNLIVWLGMESSIYSRFVAPISEEFFKILFVVYLIQSKKVGFAVDATIFGFAVGTGFAIIENIYYLNALSNAGLLTWFVRGFGTAVMHGGTTAIAAILIKDISDRKEWPDLFTYLPGFLAAVFIHGLFNQFLLPPVTVTLLILIILPPLLYFIFKKSEKNTRVWLGTGLDSDMEMLRLLMAGNISESRIGTYLKSIENKFSAEIVGDIICYLRVYLELSVKAKGILIMKENDFDLPPDPEIKAQFEELKYLEENIGKTGKLAIQPLLKLNNADLWQLYMLQQDQKKPVN
- a CDS encoding STAS domain-containing protein → MNYSINEKYNCVVINLKGRVMGGPDAETFSNEIHKLIDEGKKQIIINLEDVKFMNSSGLGILIGGLNTVRKNDGDIKLCNADKRISSLLMVSQLNTVFDHYTSLDEALEAYND